The window AGATTCTTAGACGCATGTTTATTTTCTAAGTGTGTAGAATCAGGAGCTGCTGACTAGGCAGGGTTTCCTGGTAACATCCTGGTTGGCAGTAGTTGTGCCTTGCTGGAAAACCTTCTCCCAGATATCAAGGCAGAGAGAAATGATTACAATATTTGAAAACTCTTTGAATTGTTAGGTGTGTTTTGTAGCAACTAACGTTCCCTGACATGGATTAAGCATGcaactgttttaaaaaagaattttaaagaaaaattgaagttATGCTTGAAACTAACAAACCCAAGTTCAGTATTTCTATTCGAAAGCCTCGCATTAACTCAATtcttctgctcctcctccccatctcaaCAAAAGATTTACATTGGCTATAAAGCAATAACTAGAACATTGTAATGGTGTGCATTGGCCCTTTGGTCCCCAAAGAGGGGGACCCCGATAGCTGACCCCCTCCTCAATGATCCCACTTAAAGAGGGGCTGCATTACCATGACCTAtgagctacagtaatacaaataataaatagtaatgagAGATTGTATTGAttagaagccaggagaagttgccTTTGGGAGCTATATAAGGGCTATCCTGCTCATTGGCTTATGTGCTTTGTGTTTTTGAAGTTTACTGATTTTAAAGCTTTACAGAATGAATGCAGCTAGAGATTTTTTGCCAAGATTATATTTTGATTAAGCTGAAACCCCAGAGAGAGGTTTTTGCATTTAACCCCTTCTCTAGCTGCTTAGCGCCCGACGCAGTCACAAACTTCGTTCTGTTGTAGTTTCTTAACATACAACTCTTGCTATCAAATCACAAGTTGCATAACCAGAAATTTAAAGGTGGTTTTAAATAGGTTTTAGTTATCTGATTGCCATTGACTTTGGGAGTCCTATTGCTAAACCACTGCACAACTCTTGGTTGCCTTTTATTatgaaggataaacaaaaatgtaTCCAATAGATGACACAACTACTCTGGATACTTTTCTCTCCATGATGCGAACTACATTAATAGcatatttctattaaagaaaggTCCCACTGTATAGTACAGGACTAGTAGTAATGCCCCAGATCTCATATAAATCACcatggcttgttttattttaattttttttttacgtgATACAGTATTataaatggaaaaatacaaagTCTTAACTAAGTTATGAAAACTGCTATTGCACAATCCACTGAATTCTTATAACTGATACCAGTGAGTTTAAGTTGAGATGGAAAACTTCCAAAACAGtcctattaaaattaaattaaccagaGAGCATATATATTTTGACGAACTTTACAATAGAATTTAGACTGTATTTTAagttttaaatacacctctaccccgaaataacgctgttctcaggagccaaaaaatcttactgcgttatatccgaattcgtgctatattgggtcgcgttatatcggggtagaggtgtactctgcTTCTGGTAAtgtctcccttcccttcctccttccccttgcCCCAGAATGTCTTGCAGTGATAAAAGTGGAATGTGCTGAATTAATGCACATAACATTTTATGTACTTTATATGGATTTCTTTCTGAAAGTAATTTGCTTTTACTCCATTCATACACAGCTCTTCCTGTGTTTAAATACAGCTCAAGCTAAAACGCGTTCTAAGAAAGTATGAGAAGCTGATAGTTTTCTTCACTGAGCGTTCTTTAATATCTTCCACTAGTGCACTACCACTAACTGGTGCTACCAGTGGTGGGAGTGCTAGTGTAGCTCAGTTGCTGATGTTTTTGCCACTATATTGTCTAATCCTGCTTAAAGCAAGTCTAGACAACGTGATGGTATAAATGTCACTGCACTAGTGCTACTGCTGTTAGTATGAGACTTTACAGAAGAGCTCAACATAAGTGTAAAAGTCAGTGTAAACATTGCCTGGGTCCaaactgtatttaaaaacatttccctgtgggttttttttttaaacattgtttttaaaatggcttgGCTTTACTGACCGGCCAAACAGTGTTAGATGAACCTTGTGTATAAATACAATGATAAGTCCAGTATAGTGAAAACTCAATGTGTGAAATAAATATACATTCTGGAAAAATtggcaaatattttatttttgggaATCCTGTGTCTTCAGCAGATCACTTTCTGAAAATTCtttcttttaggaaaaaaaaaaaacagattttttttttttttttaatgctgagtTTTCTTATTGTGGGATGGGAAACTAATTTGTCTTATGTTTTCCTTTACAGTGTGGGGAAAAAGGAAAACCTATCTACAGCATTCATTGGTGGTTCTCCAAACAGCATTTGACCTTGCTAGAAATTCGTCATGCAGCCACCTCCACAGACAGTTCCAGCAGGGGTTGGTGGACCGCCGCCTCCTGCAGGAATTGCTCGGAACACGTATTGGCGAAACAGCCCATTTAGTAGACGGGCAAATGCACCAGTCTCAGGAGCAACTGCCCCGGTGCAGCCTGTGACGGACCCTTTTGCATTTGGCAGGCAAACTCCACAAGGTTCCCTGTTAGGTAATCCATCCAAAGGCAATCCCCTGGTTATGCCAGGTCCTGCTCCATCAGTGTTTCCTCATCCAGCTGGTGTGCATTGTTCTCAATCATATGCAGGGGATAATTCTCATGGACTGCCTACATCTTTACCAACATCTGTATCTCAACCAGAAATAACTTCAAATACATTTTCTAATGTGGTGACTCCTTCATCACCAGCACATATTATAAATAGCACTGCAGAAATGCATCAAATGCATCCAAATGCAGAACATAACTCTTCAGCACAGTCGCTTTATAATACAGGAGCAGCACATGAAAGTTCTCTCAGTGGACATCCGGCTATGGCGCATGTGGCAAACAGACCCCTAAGCAGGCAAGATATTAATAGGGATCCAAGCAACACTAGTTCAGTGCCTACAGTAGCACCATTCCTCCCTCCACCTCAGTGGAGACCCGTTCACGAAAACCTGCAGCCTCAAGTTCAGAACTACTGGCCCTACACTGAGCCACCTTCTCCGAATGCAGTTTATAGCGTTTCTCACTCTTCAGCTGTTATGTCCCATCTTCCTCCCCAAGCAAATCTGCATCAGGGGCCTGTACATCAACATATTCCACAAAATACCGGGCAAGCTCCTTTGCCCATTGGTGgtgaaaagaatgagataagCAGCTTCCCAGTTGCCAACCACCATATGAACAGCTTTCAGCCTGAAAATATGTTTAGACAGAATATAAGAATGACTAATCCTTGGCCAAGTCAACCTTACCAAGAACAGTTTTACCCACAGCCTCTTTTACCAGACTCTGGTTTTGTTAATCCCATCACTCAAGAAAATAAGCCACAAAAACAATCTCAAAATGTGTCTGAAACGCCAAGTGGACATACATCCACAAATGCAGATTCAGGAACTCTCTCCATGTTTTTCAAAGGGGATGAGGCAGAAAATGAAGAAATTCTTTCATCAGAAAAAAATGATCTGTCCGGTAAAGCTAACTATGATGCTTGTCAGGTAAATTCAGGGCATATGTATCACCAAccactgcatcctcagcaagcTGCAGCTAGTGTTCTCTCTCAACCACAGATTAGCACAAGCTCAGCTAATGAGGCAGTGCAAAAGGGAATGGATGtccaatatttttctaaaactataaGCAGCCAGCATGAGACACAGACCAGTAAAAACTCTATGTATATTAGTGATGACAAAGCAAATGTTAGCAAAGCTCGTGAGAATGTTGGGTCGCATTATGAAAATGTTGAGAACCTGGAATGCATTCAGAATCAAGAAGTTCTGCCAAGCGAACCACAGAATATTAATCGCTCATCCCCAAGTGTAGGTTCTGATCTGTACAGATATGGGTCACTGCCAGGGCAGTTGCCTCCAAAGAACACCGTTGTGAGCCATGCGGAAAGAGGACCAAATCTAGAGGCACCCGATTCGTTACCTCATCCTGTCCGATCCGATAGTGTATCCTCAAACTACAGTAACATAAGCCACAAGAGTCTTTCTAGTTCAACAAGACCTCAAGAGCTTGTTGGTACATTTATTCAGCAAGAAAGCGGGAAGCCTGATGAGGAGTCCTCTGCCAGTTTCTTTAAGCAGATTGACTCCTCTCCTTTGGGAGGAGATTCGAGTGAGCCAAATGTCAGCAAGAATTACCATAGTAATCTGTCCCAGCCTCCAACTCCAAGTCCCCCCAAACCTACGGGAATATTTCAGACAAGTGCAAATAGTTCTTTTGAACCAGTAAGGTCCCATGGGGTTGGGGTAAAACCTGCAGAGGTTGACCAAGCGAAGATGGTGGTTGAACTAAGAGAGAACCACCCAAACCAAAAGAATACTAAGAAAAGTACAGCTATGCCAGCTGCCTCACCAGGTAATCTTGAACAGCCGCCAGATAACCTGGAAACTATTTTCATGCCCCAAATACATCCGTTGCCTCTTACAGTCACTGGTGAACCTGGAAACATGTTGCAGCCTGCTAGTGGACCTGTTGTGGAAAACATACAATCGGTACCTGAGAAAAGACCCTCAACAAGAGCACAGGGAGCAACTAAAAAGTGTGAGAGTCCAGCAACAACTCTCTGGGCTCACAATGAGTTACCTAACTTTGGGGGCAATGTTCTTCTAGCCCCTGCTGCTCCTGCAGTGTATGTACCTGCCAAACAGACAGTGGAAATTATTCAACCGCCTGAAGAAGGGCTGTCTAGTCAGCAGCCAAGTAAACCAGAGTGTGTTCCTGTGCAACCATCCCAGCATGGAAATGCATCTTCTGAAAACCTTGAGAATCCTCCCaaaatgggggaagaggaggcacTTCAGTCTCAGGCAAGTTCAGGTTATGCAAGTTTGTTGTCTTCTCCACCCACGGAGTCTCTGCAAAATCACCCTATCTTGATTGCCCAGCCTAATCAAAGCTATAATTTGGCTCAGCCAattaatttttctctttctttatgTAATCAGCTAACCAGGAATGAAAATCATCTTTCACTGAAAGATCCTGGAGTTGAAGATAAACCTGTAACAGGACTCCAAGCTCCACATGGTGGTGGGATCCTCTCTGGGGAAAATGTGCCACTGTCTGTGATGCAGGTTGGATCTTCAGTTAATACACCTCCATCTTCTAATCTGTCACATTCTAATTTATTACAAAGCCCTGTTAATTCTTCAGAAATCACCTCAAATCAATCCACAAATTTGTTGATGCAACCTCCATCTCAAACTCCAATTAATTTGGCTCCAGAAGGTAAAAAGAATGTTAATTCAGAAGGTTGTCTGCCTGAATTTGCTAGTAAACCAGGATCTAACTCAGCTGTTTCTCCTGGGACAAATCTCCCCAGTGGAAATGCAAGTGTGTTGTTAGTCCCACCAGTGAATACCATGGTGCCTAATAATAATTCTACAAATGACTCCCATAGTCATGAAGAAACTTCTGGAGCACTCGATTTTACAGTAACACGGACACTGGACAAAAGCAAGACCAGTAATCCTGTACAGATGCATAATCCATTACTTCCTTGTGGTCCAATATTTCCTCAGCAACCAGTCAATCATGCTAGCCAGGTGGAGCCAGACACACATGACAAACAACATTTCTATCAACAGGTAACAAAAGATGTGCAGCTTCAGGCTCCATCAGACAGAGCCACACAGGGGGCATTGCTTTCTCAGCAACAAAAGCAAGCTGCTCAAATGCCACAAACAGTACCTTCTGGGCAGTCCTTGGTTCCTTCAAATTATCAGATGGCTTCAGGAATTAAACCTACCCAAGCACCACAGCGACAAGAGAATCAGGTGCCAACTAATAGGTATTATCCAGCGGGTCCCCCAGAGGGTAGTTCAACACAGCCACCAACAAGCTATAGTCAAACAAGTCCTGATAAACAACCATTTTCTGGTCAGTCATTGAGTGCTCCAACTTCATCAGCATCTGTTACCACCAGTCATCCAGCCATGCCAACCATGCAACAAGACCAGAATCCACCACCTTCTCAGACTCCTCAGGATGCCTGTGGGCCACCACAAAACCCCTACTACTATTACAGACATCCTTATGATGCTTATCAGACTCCATATCCACAGCCTTACCCTGCCCTGGATCCTAGAACGGCAGCTCATCTCTATTACCAGGTAGAGCAGgaacttttttctcttctttcataATTGTATTGATGTATTTAGTAACTTCATTATGATGCAAAGACAAAAAGAAGTGTTTGAAGTGATCAAGAATATAGCATTTATCTTGAAAGATTCACTTTATATTTCATTATAGAGAAATCACAATGTCTAACATAATGCAAGAACTCAACAAAACTGTAGGTAATGGGAAAACCTTTGGAAGGATTTTTTGGTAACGTTTTCATTACTAACTGGCAGCTTTAAAGCTAACAAACATGATGCATATCTGATGTCAGAAAGCAGAATCAAAATTCATAGAAAAATCAGTTTACAATCAGGAGTGTGAAAACCCAAACGTATAAAGACAGAACTGAAATGGTGGATAAATTATAAACAGATTAAAGATAGGAAATGAGTATTAATACTGTTAGCAGTCACTGTCACTCCTGGAAGTTATCTGAACACTGTTTTCTTGGTCTGTGTGAAAAAGATGGTGGTTTCAACTTTGTCCTAGTGGGACGGATGTCCAAATCCTAAAAATGCCCTACCTCCCAGGTTGGGACTATTGACAATTTCAGAAGTATTTTCTTAAATTGGGTTTTAAGGCACATTGACAGGCAACAGTGTAGCCATCTGTATCCTTTGTGGCAAGATCATGTACTTCAGTATCCATGGCTGTCAATACAGCATCTTTCGTGGGTGCTAATTTCAGTTTTTTAaggtggtggggagaggaagaaggGAAATTGAGTGGTCAGAAAGGGGTTAGCCAtagcaaaatgtgtgtgtgtgtgtggggggggtgtttgggttttttttattccatGTCAGATTTTCAAACAATTTAACTTACTAGTTGGTAATATATAAACCTCTCTTCTCGAGGATGATGGCTATGGACAATATGGTCCCCGCTACCAGCACTATGATAGAAGCAATGCTGCCTATGTGGAGCCTGGTGGTTATCGATATGCTGAGCCTGAGCGTCCTAGTTCCAGAGCTAGTCAGTGCTCTGATCGACCTCCTTCTAGGTATGTAATTACGGAACTATGCAAAGGTTGAGTGTGTGTCCTGATGGATTACATTTAATTATGCATAATGAACTTTTATCTTGTGTAGTTCACAGTAGGGACCTAGGTGGTGGAAATGAGTCTGTCAATATTGACAAAACATTCTACAATTTAAATTATACATGCTATTAAACACATAATCCAAAAGTATGAATTGCTGATTGTTTGCTGCTTTTAGAGGTGAGGGAACACAATGCCATGTATAAAATGACAATGATATGATTGCGGTCATCTCCTTACTGCTCCTTAAGCTTTCCTTCATGCCCATTTGTAGGCTGTCATTACTGTCTTCCCATTAGAGGGGGCTCAACAATAGATTCAGTCCTGATATTACCTATTTTCCGTCTGTCCACTGAGAGAGCAGTGCAGGTTACAGCCTCTTATTAGAGTTTAAGAGTAACATTTACAAAGCTGTgtgtaagggctggtccacactaacccccccacttccaactaagatacgcaacttcagctacgtgaataacgtagctgaagtcgaagtatcttagttggaacttactgcgggtccacacgtggcaggcaggctcccccgtcgactccgcgtactcctctcgcggagcaggagtaccggtgtcgacggcaagcacttctgggcgcgatccgggatcgatttattgcatttagacaagacgcgataaatcgatcccagaagatcgattgcttaccgccggacccggaggtaagtatagatgtaccctaagagggAAATTCTCCAATCCTGTTAACAAATGGCATTTCTGCATGTACCTCCTGGGATTTGCTTTTGAAAACATACCAGTACATGCTGCCTATTGAGAGACAGATTTTTGTTCTCAGCTGGGGGAGAGGATGTGAGTCAGATGAAAAAGTCCACAATTCTGCATCAGGTCAACTTTTCCACTGATGACCTTCACTGTGGTGGTGATAAGCTCTATCCAATTAACTAATAAAATAGCGTAGAGTTGTGGGAGGGGATGTGGCAAAACAAGCTTGAAATAAGGGAATGAATTGAAATTACTAATGTCAATCAAGAAGCAGCCAGTTTCCTTTTTCAAGGGTAACTAATTTATAGTGAATATTACATGAGTGATTTGTATGACTTTTTCATCTATCATAAGATATTGCTGTAGCAACGACATGTAAATTAGAAGTCGACAGGCTTTGAGAGAATGGATTGTCCTCTGGAAAGCATGAACCTCCCACCAGTTGCCATCAGCTATATTTTCAGTAATTCTGCTATGGAACCTCCTTTACCTGGAATAATACGTATTGACAGCCTCTAAAAGGGAATGGAGGAAGTTATGGGTTTAAGGAGCAGTACAAACAGCTGCAATAGTCTTGTGCACATCTGAACCTCCAAAAACATAGTGAGAATTTGTGGTGAGTTGAGTTAATGGGATTGCTTTCTCTTGATAGCACTGTTCTCAGTGCACATCATCACTCTTACAGATAGTATTTCAAAGCTCCTTGGAATCACAGCCTTGTAAAATTATTCTTGCCCTCTCActgtaaatatctttaaaagagATGAATAAAATTTAGTCTCTTTATCGTAATAGAGAGCAGACAAGTAGATTTTTGTTTGGGTTGATAAATTTTCCTGACCATTTGTGCAATTACACAACTTTACTGTTCCTTCTGTCTAAATGTTTGTAATGCTTTTATAAAATTCATATCTACCCTGCTAAGACtgagcaaaaataaatatttttttttatttttaaccaaaataaCAGATTTCTTCTATTAAAAATCAGTGTTTTATTGCAGAATCCTTGACTTAACTCATGGTCCTGGCTCACAATGGTaggttaagtatcagggggtactGATACTTAACCTACTCAGGGGTAATGGtaggttaaaattttcaaaagacacAAATGGGAATTGGTTGCCTTAgctcccttttgaaaatctttcccaAAGTAGTCCAGGTTGACAAAATCTTATCAGATCAAATTCACTCCTGCAAGAGTGGATGCTGTCTTTACAAGCTTCCCACTCACTGCTATGCTGCTTGCACCTCTCTTCACCTATTCAGACActcactgagggcaggtcttcactacgggggggggggtggggtggggtggggtgtcggtcgatttaagatacgcaaattcagctacgtgaatagcatggctgaattcgacgtatcggagccgacttaccccgctgtgaggacggcggcaaaatcaacctccgcagctccccgtcgacggcgcttactcccacctccgctggtggagtaagagcgtcgatttggggatcgattgtcacgtcccgacgagacgcgataattcgatccccgagagatcgatttctacccgccgattcaggcgggtagtgtagacctagccttagtgtaCACTACCAATTATGTGATGGGTTTGTGGTGTGGACAGAGACTTTCAGATTCATTTAATTGGTGGCATTGGTTGctaaaaaattaatcctgcaGAAATGGAAAAGTCGATCCCCACCAAACATTTGTGCCTGGTTCAGTAATATGGCTGACCTCGCATGAGTGGCTCTAGAGCTGAGAATAGTTATCTCAATACCTAGTTAGCTATACTGGAAGCCTCAGTAGAGAAGCCAGTAAGAATGCCAGTTGTAGTAATGGCTTTTGTGATGTGTTTAATTGTCCATAAGTGACTGGACTGACCACCAGATCTGTTCAAAAGCCACTTAAGCTATTATACGGTAACACCTTTCAGTCGCTGATGGTATGGAATGATTTGAATTAATGATCTGGTATATAGGCTCTAGTTCCCTGAACCTTCCACTTCCTgtaaatgcaatttttaaaaaaactataacACTAAATATTCTGTTGTGATAGTGAGTATAACCATCATCAGCTGTGTGTATCCTCTAACACTTTAAGAATAGTCACTATGCCTCTTTTAATCATGGTATTTTATCTCCcgtatttttttcctctttcagacAGGGATATACTGAAGATTATTATAATCCGAAAAGTGGTTGGAATGATTACTATGCAGACTACTATGCAAACCCATATAATTATGGAGGTACAGTTAGACAATGAATTCTAAATTTTTCTGAGTTTAGTTGGTTCACAAAAAACATGGGAAGTGTAATAAAATTAGCATCAGAGAACTATTATAAAACTAAATTTGTGGTCTTTTCCTGAAATAGTGATATTGTCATATTTTCCACAGCTAATGAGAATAAAGCTTTCAGTTTGTGGAAAACTGAACCTCCTGCATTGCAGTTGTCCTTAATGCTTTGCTGTCATCTCTATATCCTTGGTTCAGTAGGAGGAAAAAGCAGAGAATTAAGTTTGAATTCATTGTTTTGATTCCCTATTTGACAATGAGGAAAATGGTCAAACTTTTCTTTTGCCTTAATTTATCACGGTAAAATTATATGGTGGCACATGTATGGGATTGCTTGCTATAGTGTACAACATATATCACTGTGCCCAC is drawn from Chrysemys picta bellii isolate R12L10 chromosome 18, ASM1138683v2, whole genome shotgun sequence and contains these coding sequences:
- the SEC16A gene encoding protein transport protein Sec16A isoform X7 — protein: MQPPPQTVPAGVGGPPPPAGIARNTYWRNSPFSRRANAPVSGATAPVQPVTDPFAFGRQTPQGSLLGNPSKGNPLVMPGPAPSVFPHPAGVHCSQSYAGDNSHGLPTSLPTSVSQPEITSNTFSNVVTPSSPAHIINSTAEMHQMHPNAEHNSSAQSLYNTGAAHESSLSGHPAMAHVANRPLSRQDINRDPSNTSSVPTVAPFLPPPQWRPVHENLQPQVQNYWPYTEPPSPNAVYSVSHSSAVMSHLPPQANLHQGPVHQHIPQNTGQAPLPIGGEKNEISSFPVANHHMNSFQPENMFRQNIRMTNPWPSQPYQEQFYPQPLLPDSGFVNPITQENKPQKQSQNVSETPSGHTSTNADSGTLSMFFKGDEAENEEILSSEKNDLSGKANYDACQVNSGHMYHQPLHPQQAAASVLSQPQISTSSANEAVQKGMDVQYFSKTISSQHETQTSKNSMYISDDKANVSKARENVGSHYENVENLECIQNQEVLPSEPQNINRSSPSVGSDLYRYGSLPGQLPPKNTVVSHAERGPNLEAPDSLPHPVRSDSVSSNYSNISHKSLSSSTRPQELVGTFIQQESGKPDEESSASFFKQIDSSPLGGDSSEPNVSKNYHSNLSQPPTPSPPKPTGIFQTSANSSFEPVRSHGVGVKPAEVDQAKMVVELRENHPNQKNTKKSTAMPAASPGNLEQPPDNLETIFMPQIHPLPLTVTGEPGNMLQPASGPVVENIQSVPEKRPSTRAQGATKKCESPATTLWAHNELPNFGGNVLLAPAAPAVYVPAKQTVEIIQPPEEGLSSQQPSKPECVPVQPSQHGNASSENLENPPKMGEEEALQSQASSGYASLLSSPPTESLQNHPILIAQPNQSYNLAQPINFSLSLCNQLTRNENHLSLKDPGVEDKPVTGLQAPHGGGILSGENVPLSVMQVGSSVNTPPSSNLSHSNLLQSPVNSSEITSNQSTNLLMQPPSQTPINLAPEGKKNVNSEGCLPEFASKPGSNSAVSPGTNLPSGNASVLLVPPVNTMVPNNNSTNDSHSHEETSGALDFTVTRTLDKSKTSNPVQMHNPLLPCGPIFPQQPVNHASQVEPDTHDKQHFYQQVTKDVQLQAPSDRATQGALLSQQQKQAAQMPQTVPSGQSLVPSNYQMASGIKPTQAPQRQENQVPTNRYYPAGPPEGSSTQPPTSYSQTSPDKQPFSGQSLSAPTSSASVTTSHPAMPTMQQDQNPPPSQTPQDACGPPQNPYYYYRHPYDAYQTPYPQPYPALDPRTAAHLYYQDDGYGQYGPRYQHYDRSNAAYVEPGGYRYAEPERPSSRASQCSDRPPSRQGYTEDYYNPKSGWNDYYADYYANPYNYGDPSRWERYPSAYDSRYRDPRSYDQRYWYDTEQNLYQKREAYPYDNRQDRYEDHWRYDPRFAGSFDDETEPHRDPYGDEFDRRSVHSEHSAHSLRSSHSVHSHQSSFSSRSQQSQVYRSNHDLTANAYETTTQPVSLHTDYPYGGYPANFDGQQPFTDYGYSAETGWPSVEQVPSRPSTPEKFLVPHICARFGPGGHLTKVLPNLPSEGQPALVEIHSMETMLQHMPEQEEMRAFPGPLAKDDTHKVDVINFAQNKATQCFQNENLIDKESASLLWDFIVLLCRQNGTVVGTDIAELLLRDHKTVWLPGKSPNEANLIDFTNEALEQVEEESVEAQLSFLTDSLITTIDSLERETERFRELLLYGRKKDALESAMKHGLWGHALLLASKMDSRTHARVMTRFANSLPINDPLQTVYQLMSGRMPAASTCCGDEKWGDWRPHLAMVLSNLTNNMDVESRTITTMGDTLASKGLLDAAHFCYLMAQIGFGVYTKKTTKLVLIGSNHSLPFLKFATNEAIQRTEAYEYAQSLGTQPCCLPNFQVFKFIYACRLAEMGLAAQAFHYCEVISKTVLKNPYYYSPVLISQLIQISSQLRLFDPQIKEKPEQELFIEPSWLVRLRHLDGQIKDGTIAYNADRSTPQQYACSTPSSELDHISQCDGTGTGQDMGPATENPLLASLLPNMVHPMQGVQLMPSAPQTILEGSAAMTPPSQQETGGGVSFYPVAPPSIGPGSGFAPPGFPNQYGAEQSSLYLGSAVPPGGPPPHAAEPRPEEQLNQETAMQRIPQESPIQKTFPEQREEDFYGKMATMGYGRRSRTTSESSTHSIGRERCNSAAKQPSPPPPSIPEGKETNKEIRKEPAARKSGANWLRWLMGKGKNEAHLPDDKNKSIVWDEKKQRWVNLDEPEEESKPPPPPPAGFPKAPQTAPPGPGGPPGVNMFSRKAAGTRARYVDVLNPSGAKPSGAVPAPSDLFAPLAPMPIPANLFVPNSVPEEQQPMDGSGAREQTLSANQVSTDATTEPQYLNSTMLPPGSELPGSNPDGSQSGEPLHSVPPSGGPPAGTVQFYNPSQFAQSPATTGSSRLGRIGQRKYPTLK
- the SEC16A gene encoding protein transport protein Sec16A isoform X13, with the protein product MQPPPQTVPAGVGGPPPPAGIARNTYWRNSPFSRRANAPVSGATAPVQPVTDPFAFGRQTPQGSLLGNPSKGNPLVMPGPAPSVFPHPAGVHCSQSYAGDNSHGLPTSLPTSVSQPEITSNTFSNVVTPSSPAHIINSTAEMHQMHPNAEHNSSAQSLYNTGAAHESSLSGHPAMAHVANRPLSRQDINRDPSNTSSVPTVAPFLPPPQWRPVHENLQPQVQNYWPYTEPPSPNAVYSVSHSSAVMSHLPPQANLHQGPVHQHIPQNTGQAPLPIGGEKNEISSFPVANHHMNSFQPENMFRQNIRMTNPWPSQPYQEQFYPQPLLPDSGFVNPITQENKPQKQSQNVSETPSGHTSTNADSGTLSMFFKGDEAENEEILSSEKNDLSGKANYDACQVNSGHMYHQPLHPQQAAASVLSQPQISTSSANEAVQKGMDVQYFSKTISSQHETQTSKNSMYISDDKANVSKARENVGSHYENVENLECIQNQEVLPSEPQNINRSSPSVGSDLYRYGSLPGQLPPKNTVVSHAERGPNLEAPDSLPHPVRSDSVSSNYSNISHKSLSSSTRPQELVGTFIQQESGKPDEESSASFFKQIDSSPLGGDSSEPNVSKNYHSNLSQPPTPSPPKPTGIFQTSANSSFEPVRSHGVGVKPAEVDQAKMVVELRENHPNQKNTKKSTAMPAASPGNLEQPPDNLETIFMPQIHPLPLTVTGEPGNMLQPASGPVVENIQSVPEKRPSTRAQGATKKCESPATTLWAHNELPNFGGNVLLAPAAPAVYVPAKQTVEIIQPPEEGLSSQQPSKPECVPVQPSQHGNASSENLENPPKMGEEEALQSQASSGYASLLSSPPTESLQNHPILIAQPNQSYNLAQPINFSLSLCNQLTRNENHLSLKDPGVEDKPVTGLQAPHGGGILSGENVPLSVMQVGSSVNTPPSSNLSHSNLLQSPVNSSEITSNQSTNLLMQPPSQTPINLAPEGKKNVNSEGCLPEFASKPGSNSAVSPGTNLPSGNASVLLVPPVNTMVPNNNSTNDSHSHEETSGALDFTVTRTLDKSKTSNPVQMHNPLLPCGPIFPQQPVNHASQVEPDTHDKQHFYQQVTKDVQLQAPSDRATQGALLSQQQKQAAQMPQTVPSGQSLVPSNYQMASGIKPTQAPQRQENQVPTNRYYPAGPPEGSSTQPPTSYSQTSPDKQPFSGQSLSAPTSSASVTTSHPAMPTMQQDQNPPPSQTPQDACGPPQNPYYYYRHPYDAYQTPYPQPYPALDPRTAAHLYYQDDGYGQYGPRYQHYDRSNAAYVEPGGYRYAEPERPSSRASQCSDRPPSRQGYTEDYYNPKSGWNDYYADYYANPYNYGDPSRWERYPSAYDSRYRDPRSYDQRYWYDTEQNLYQKREAYPYDNRQDRYEDHWRYDPRFAGSFDDETEPHRDPYGDEFDRRSVHSEHSAHSLRSSHSVHSHQSSFSSRSQQSQVYRSNHDLTANAYETTTQPVSLHTDYPYGGYPANFDGQQPFTDYGYSAETGWPSVEQVPSRPSTPEKFLVPHICARFGPGGHLTKVLPNLPSEGQPALVEIHSMETMLQHMPEQEEMRAFPGPLAKDDTHKVDVINFAQNKATQCFQNENLIDKESASLLWDFIVLLCRQNGTVVGTDIAELLLRDHKTVWLPGKSPNEANLIDFTNEALEQVEEESVEAQLSFLTDSLITTIDSLERETERFRELLLYGRKKDALESAMKHGLWGHALLLASKMDSRTHARVMTRFANSLPINDPLQTVYQLMSGRMPAASTCCGDEKWGDWRPHLAMVLSNLTNNMDVESRTITTMGDTLASKGLLDAAHFCYLMAQIGFGVYTKKTTKLVLIGSNHSLPFLKFATNEAIQRTEAYEYAQSLGTQPCCLPNFQVFKFIYACRLAEMGLAAQAFHYCEVISKTVLKNPYYYSPVLISQLIQISSQLRLFDPQIKEKPEQELFIEPSWLVRLRHLDGQIKDGTIAYNADRSTPQQYACSTPSSELDHISQCDGTGTGQDMGPATENPLLASLLPNMVHPMQGVQLMPSAPQTILEGSAAMTPPSQQETGGGVSFYPVAPPSIGPGSGFAPPGFPNQYGAEQSSLYLGSAVPPGGPPPHAAEPRPEEQLNQETAMQRIPQESPIQKTFPEQREEDFYGKMATMGYGRRSRTTSESSTHSIGRERCNSAAKQPSPPPPSIPEGKETNKEIRKEPAARKSGANWLRWLMGKGKNEAHLPDDKNKSIVWDEKKQRWVNLDEPEEESKPPPPPPAGFPKAPQTAPPGPGGPPGVNMFSRKAAGTRARYVDVLNPSGAKPSGAVPAPSDLFAPLAPMPIPANLFVPNSVPEEQQPMDGSGAREQTLSANQVSTDATTEPQPLHSVPPSGGPPAGTVQFYNPSQFAQSPATTGSSRLGRIGQRKYPTLK